From Bombina bombina isolate aBomBom1 chromosome 1, aBomBom1.pri, whole genome shotgun sequence:
tccccaggtgattgctcggatcaaacaggagagagcttcagtaattctaatcgcgcctgcgtggccacgcaggacttggtatgcagatctagtggacatgtcctctctgccgccgtggaagcttccattgaggcaggaccttctcattcaaggacctttccagcatccaaatctaatttctctgcagttgactgcttggagattgaacgcttgattttatctaagcgggggttctctgattcggtcattgatactctgattcaggcatgtaaacctgttacaagaaagatttaccataagatatggcgtaaatatctttattggtgcgaatccaagaactactcatggagtagagttaggattcccaggattctgtcttttctccaagaaggattggagaaagggttatcagcaagttccttaaagggacaaatatctgctttgtcaattttactacacaaacatttggcagatgttccagacgttcagtctttttgtcaggctctgaccagaatcaagcctgtgtttagaccaattgctccaccctggagtttgaatttagttcttaatgttcttcaaggggttccgtttgaacccatgcattccatagatattaagttgttatcttggaaagttttatttttggttgctattttttctgctcgtagagtttctgagctttcagcgttacaatgtgactcgccttatcttatcttccattctgaaaaggtggttttacgtaccaaacctggtttccttcccaaggttgtttctaataagaatattaatcaggaaattgttgttccttcattatgtcctaatccttcttctaagaaggagcatctgttgcataacttgtacttggtccgtgccctgaagttttacttacaggcaactaaagggTTCCGtccatcatcttcattatttgttgttttttctggaaagcgtaggggccagaaagctacggctacctctctttcttcttggctgaagagtatcatctgtctggcgtatgagactgttggacagcagcctcctgaaagaattatggctcattccactagggctgtggctttctcatgggatgcttctgttgaacagatttgctaggctgcaacttggtcgtcagttcatactttttccaaattttacaaatttgatacttttgcttcttctgaagctatttttaggagaaaggttcttcaagcagtggtgccttccgtttaggttcctgtcttgtccctccctttcatccgtgtcctgtagctttggtattgtatcccacaagtaaggatgaaatccatggactcgtcatatcttgtaaaagaaaagaaaatttatgcttacctgataaatttatttcttttacgatatgacgagtccacggcccaccctgtcatttctaagacaggtatttattttttgttaaacttcagtcacctctgcacctttggttcttcctttctcttcctaacttcggtcgaatgactggaggggaagggaggagctatatatacagctctgctgtggtgctctttgccacttcctgctagcaggaggttaaatcccacaagtaaggatgaaatccgtggacttgtcatatcgtaaaagaaataaatttatcaggtaagcataaatttcctttttttcaccTGCCTTAGGGTGGCCACAGAGTCTGATTCCTGGCTCTGAAACCTGCTACAAAGTAATTGCTTGATTAGTGCAGGAGGCTATTTATGTCTTTATCTAATTGACCACAGAAATAAACATGCTCAAGTGGTTTTTCAAGGTGTATGTATTTGCACTGCAATTTTACTTACAAAATGatagttttatatgtttttatataatattttgttcTGGGATTTGTCATACACAGGCTTAACATTGCagtattttatttgatttattttttgggGGATATAATTGTTACTGTTAGGTGGACACAATAGATGTAAATGGCTTTACCAGGCTATACAGTTTAACAGATTTGACAACATTACATTTTGTCTCTGTTTTTAAGGACTCTTATCTGTGTGTATGATCTGCTTCACCATCTGACATGAAGAAATTAACAAGACTTTCGGTGTCTTTGGTGCTTTGTAGCATCTTACTGAGATTACCAAGTATCAGATGCCTTTCTCTTCAAAAAGTGGATAGACGGGACATAGCTGATGTCTCTGACTTAGGAGAGCTTCAGGAGACTGTGAACACTCTCACTCCAAATCCCTATCCAGAGAATCCTCTGTTAACAACGCAGTCCACGGTTACTAAGATATTGCGTGATACATCTACACAGCCCCATGGGACCTCATCAAATGCTGTATTTACTGCTGAAAGAGAAACACAACATAGCAACACTCTACTTAGTAATAGCACCGTGAACACTCAGATTAATAGTTCTAGTCTTGTCTACACAGCAAGACCCTTGGGACAAAGTAAGGGATTAGGGGACAATGGAATTCTGACCACCGCCATCTCTACAGTAGATTACACTGCTCGAATGTCTTCTCCAAGCAAGATCACAGTGGTAGATACAGATAAGGGGGCAGTTGAGAAAAATGGCACCATGGGAGAGTCTAGTTTAGGGCCTTCATCTCAGGTTAACACTATGGAGATGTTGACTGCAAACCCAAGGACCAGCAATGTTAAAGCAGAAGATGACCAGGTCACAATGTCCTTACATCATTCAAACCAAAATGTTATATCTACATTTAACAGCATTTTATCAAATGTGACTAGTCCAGGCATAAAATCAACCATGTCTTCCAATGTAGAAAGTTTATTTCCCGATGTTGTTAGGGATTTGGAAAGTACAACACAGATCAACAGATTGAATGGAAGTGCTAATTTAACCTCACTACTGAATGGAGagtatggagatacacaaatagtACCTACTGCTCCTGAGCTAGTAACCTCAGCTAACGATGTGACTGCTACGTACGTGAGTGTGGGGGACAGTGACACAGAAAATACTGCCTGGCTCACCACCATTCCCGGAACAGCAGTCCAGGCAGTGAACTGGGTAGTACAAGATGTAACAGAAACCATATTTAATAAAGATAATGAGGAAGAGACTCCAGCTGTCTACACCGAACAAATCCTAAACACATCTGGGATGCAAAACGACAACTCAAGAGATTTACATTACCCAGCTGAGACTTCTACAAGTTTAAACAAAGAATCCTATGCGGCATACACAGGTAAATACAACTGATTGCTGACAGTAATGTATTATAGAATAACTAGCGAAAATTACATATAACAAATTTGTCTAGGACGTCAACAATTAAACACTCTCTAGCTCTGTCATGTCTATTTGTTTATGTTGCATTTAATTAATCCAAGGGAAGACACAGAGTGATTTCTTAGGTTATACCCTGAGGCTAAGCacttgattttttattttactggcaaaaaAAAAGTGAGAGCTCATGATGGAATTAGCCAGAGTGAGAATCAGGGCTGTCTCTGAGCATTAGTGTCTGACCCGTGTGCGTTCATCTGTCTTGTTCATCTATATCAGAGAGCAGACAAGGAACCTATCATGAGTCTGCTGTATGTGTAACATGTGTAATCTGTATAGATCGCCAGA
This genomic window contains:
- the ARMH4 gene encoding armadillo-like helical domain-containing protein 4, translated to MKKLTRLSVSLVLCSILLRLPSIRCLSLQKVDRRDIADVSDLGELQETVNTLTPNPYPENPLLTTQSTVTKILRDTSTQPHGTSSNAVFTAERETQHSNTLLSNSTVNTQINSSSLVYTARPLGQSKGLGDNGILTTAISTVDYTARMSSPSKITVVDTDKGAVEKNGTMGESSLGPSSQVNTMEMLTANPRTSNVKAEDDQVTMSLHHSNQNVISTFNSILSNVTSPGIKSTMSSNVESLFPDVVRDLESTTQINRLNGSANLTSLLNGEYGDTQIVPTAPELVTSANDVTATYVSVGDSDTENTAWLTTIPGTAVQAVNWVVQDVTETIFNKDNEEETPAVYTEQILNTSGMQNDNSRDLHYPAETSTSLNKESYAAYTDITEQTTELSKDFIVTAKPEILLEVITPPTSSQIPINEAAVETVTEKHWESPGNTTKDGLFPTEQIQFGATPNTKGASPEPKENLFTVIVQPVNTFTEAAGLEDTATSTSTVTPAFVSSQINVMDSSSQQISSTVVYGDDRLESEEVDDEDGDEDDEDGEDDEEEEEDEEDKDTDSVDESIEGDSEQPPFTLPVLSSQEPALMEETNHVPYTLEWERQNQGLVRSWMEKLKDKAGYMSGMLVPVGVGIAGALFILVALYSIEIMNRRRRNGFKRHKRKREFNSMQDRVMLLADSSEDEF